A genomic stretch from Bacterioplanes sanyensis includes:
- a CDS encoding 2-oxoglutarate dehydrogenase E1 component: protein MHEQTMEQLWSTSQLAGGNVAYVEELFETYLKDPNEVPEEWRNYFDQLPRVDESSSVDIPHKPIREQFLLLSKNQHRARPASAASVSSDFERKQVKVLQLINAYRGRGHQHAKLDPLELMERENVPDLDLAFHGLSAADLDTKFQTGSLFIGHEESDLRTIVDALEATYCDSVGSEYMHIVNTAEQRWFQQRLESVRAHPKYGEEVKLHLLERLTAAEGLEKYLGSRYPGVKRFGLEGGESMIPLMDELIQRSGTYGAKEIVIGMAHRGRLNTLINILGKKTSDLFDEFDGKAQYESHGDVKYHQGFSSNVMTPGGEVHLALAFNPSHLEIVSPVVEGSVRARQDRREDEAGEQVVPVLIHGDAAFAGQGVVMETFQLSQTRAYKTGGTIHIVINNQVGFTTSKREDVRSTEYCTDVAKIVEAPILHVNGDDPEAVLFVTQLAVDYRNEFKKDIVIDLVCYRRRGHNEADEPSGTQPLMYSKIKSQKTTRELYANRLIEQGVLDAAKSKDLEEEYRSALDQGQHVVRSLVKEPNNQLFVDWKPYLGHKWTADSDTSFELKKLQDLSNKLLEVPEGFAVQRQVNKILEDRRKMTAGALPINWGFAETLAYATLVEEGHPVRITGQDVGRGTFSHRHAVLHNQKDGSRYVPLANIADDQAPFNLYDSLLSEEAVLAFEYGYATTTPSALVVWEAQFGDFANGAQVVFDQFISSGEHKWGRLCGLTMLLPHGYEGQGPEHSSARLERYLQLCAEHNVQICVPSTPAQVYHMLRRQVIRPLRKPLVVMSPKSLLRHKLATSTLEELADGKFQTVIDEIDDLDKNKVKRVLMCAGKVYYDLLERRRSEEIDDVAIVRIEQLYPFPGADLTAVLSQYSNVEEVFWVQEEPMNMGAWYSSQHHMRRALSSINDGIHLQYAGRKASASPAAGYMALHLEQQEKLIRDALGLQG from the coding sequence ATGCACGAGCAGACAATGGAGCAACTATGGAGCACCTCGCAATTGGCGGGTGGCAATGTTGCTTATGTGGAGGAGCTCTTCGAAACTTACCTCAAAGATCCCAACGAGGTACCCGAAGAATGGCGCAACTATTTTGACCAGCTCCCCCGCGTCGACGAATCTTCCAGCGTCGATATCCCCCACAAACCGATCCGTGAACAGTTTTTACTGTTATCTAAAAATCAGCACCGTGCTCGCCCAGCTTCAGCGGCCAGCGTTAGCTCTGATTTTGAACGCAAGCAAGTCAAAGTACTGCAGCTGATAAACGCGTACCGTGGCCGAGGCCACCAGCACGCCAAACTCGATCCTTTGGAATTGATGGAGCGTGAAAACGTTCCTGATCTTGATCTGGCATTCCACGGCTTGTCTGCAGCCGATTTGGATACCAAGTTTCAAACCGGATCGCTGTTTATTGGCCATGAAGAATCTGATCTAAGAACCATTGTTGACGCTCTGGAAGCCACCTACTGTGACAGCGTCGGTTCAGAATACATGCACATCGTCAACACCGCTGAGCAACGCTGGTTTCAGCAGCGCTTGGAAAGTGTGCGTGCCCATCCCAAATACGGCGAAGAAGTTAAGCTGCACCTGCTCGAGCGCTTAACGGCTGCAGAGGGGTTGGAGAAATACCTGGGCTCGCGCTACCCGGGTGTTAAACGCTTTGGCTTGGAAGGTGGCGAAAGCATGATTCCGCTGATGGATGAGTTAATTCAGCGCAGCGGTACTTACGGTGCCAAGGAAATCGTCATCGGCATGGCGCACCGTGGCCGACTGAACACCCTGATCAATATCCTTGGCAAAAAGACCTCTGACTTATTTGATGAGTTTGACGGTAAAGCGCAATACGAATCCCACGGTGACGTTAAATACCACCAGGGCTTTTCTTCCAATGTGATGACACCTGGTGGCGAAGTGCACTTGGCGCTGGCGTTTAACCCGTCTCACTTGGAAATCGTCTCGCCAGTGGTTGAGGGCTCCGTGCGTGCTCGCCAAGACCGCCGTGAAGACGAAGCCGGTGAGCAAGTGGTGCCCGTACTGATTCACGGTGATGCCGCATTTGCCGGCCAGGGCGTGGTGATGGAAACCTTCCAGTTGTCACAAACACGTGCCTACAAAACCGGTGGCACCATCCACATCGTGATCAACAACCAGGTCGGTTTTACCACCTCGAAGCGCGAAGATGTGCGCTCGACGGAATACTGCACCGATGTTGCCAAAATCGTTGAAGCACCGATTTTGCACGTCAATGGCGACGATCCAGAAGCGGTGTTGTTTGTTACTCAGTTGGCGGTCGACTACCGTAACGAGTTCAAGAAGGACATCGTGATTGATCTAGTGTGCTACCGTCGTCGCGGTCACAACGAGGCCGACGAGCCATCCGGCACTCAGCCGTTGATGTACTCAAAAATTAAGTCTCAAAAAACCACGCGCGAGTTGTATGCCAATCGTTTGATTGAGCAAGGTGTATTGGATGCTGCCAAGTCTAAGGACTTGGAAGAAGAGTACCGCAGCGCGTTGGATCAAGGTCAGCACGTTGTGCGCTCGCTGGTGAAAGAGCCAAACAATCAGTTGTTTGTCGATTGGAAGCCGTATCTGGGCCACAAGTGGACCGCCGATTCGGACACCAGCTTTGAACTGAAAAAGCTACAAGATCTGTCTAATAAGTTGTTGGAAGTTCCTGAAGGTTTTGCCGTTCAGCGTCAGGTGAACAAGATTCTGGAAGACCGCCGTAAAATGACGGCCGGTGCATTGCCGATCAACTGGGGTTTCGCCGAAACATTGGCTTACGCCACCTTGGTAGAAGAAGGCCATCCGGTACGTATTACCGGTCAGGATGTTGGGCGTGGTACTTTCTCGCATCGTCATGCGGTTTTGCACAATCAAAAAGACGGAAGTCGCTATGTGCCGCTAGCCAATATTGCGGATGATCAGGCGCCTTTCAACCTGTACGATTCGCTCCTATCTGAAGAGGCGGTTCTGGCCTTCGAATATGGCTACGCGACCACGACGCCAAGCGCATTGGTGGTGTGGGAAGCGCAGTTTGGTGATTTTGCCAATGGCGCCCAGGTGGTATTTGACCAATTTATCTCCAGTGGTGAGCACAAATGGGGCCGCTTGTGCGGCTTGACCATGTTGCTGCCTCACGGCTATGAAGGCCAAGGTCCAGAGCACTCGTCAGCACGTTTGGAGCGCTACCTACAGCTGTGTGCTGAGCACAATGTTCAAATTTGTGTGCCATCAACGCCGGCGCAGGTCTACCACATGCTGCGTCGCCAGGTGATTCGTCCACTGCGTAAGCCGTTGGTGGTGATGTCACCGAAGAGCTTGCTGCGTCATAAGTTGGCGACCAGTACGCTGGAAGAGTTGGCCGATGGCAAATTCCAGACCGTGATCGATGAGATCGATGATCTGGATAAGAACAAGGTTAAGCGCGTGTTGATGTGCGCTGGCAAGGTCTACTACGACTTGCTGGAGCGTCGTCGCAGCGAAGAAATTGACGATGTTGCTATTGTTCGTATCGAGCAATTGTATCCGTTCCCGGGTGCCGACCTGACGGCTGTGTTGTCGCAATACAGCAATGTCGAAGAAGTCTTCTGGGTGCAAGAAGAGCCGATGAATATGGGCGCTTGGTACAGCAGTCAGCACCACATGCGTCGTGCATTGTCTTCGATTAATGATGGCATTCACTTGCAGTACGCTGGACGTAAGGCGTCTGCTTCGCCAGCGGCAGGCTATATGGCGTTGCATCTTGAGCAACAAGAAAAATTGATCCGTGACGCTCTGGGGCTTCAGGGCTAG
- the odhB gene encoding 2-oxoglutarate dehydrogenase complex dihydrolipoyllysine-residue succinyltransferase, which yields MSIEIKAPTFPESVADGTVATWHKQPGEAVERDELLVDIETDKVVLEVVAPAAGTMKEILKQEGDVVLSDEVLGVFVEGAVEASADKPSDAAPAQAETESAPAADAGDVILSPAARKLADENNINPADIKATGKDGRVTKEDVLNHLKSAPKAAPAAAAPAAAPAVPAGERVEKRVPMTRLRATIAKRLVEAQQNAAMLTTYNEVNMKPVMDLRKKYKDQFEKAHGVKLGFMSFFVKAATEALKRFPAVNASIDGNDMVYHGYQDVGVAVSTDRGLVVPVLRDCDSMGLAEIESTIGDFAKRGREGKLGIEDMQGGTFTITNGGIFGSLMSTPILNPPQTAILGMHKIQERPMAVNGQVEILPMMYLAVSYDHRMIDGKEAVQFLVTIKDLLEDPARLLLDI from the coding sequence ATGAGCATCGAAATTAAAGCACCCACCTTTCCTGAGTCCGTAGCAGACGGCACCGTTGCTACCTGGCACAAGCAGCCAGGTGAGGCGGTTGAGCGTGATGAACTGTTGGTTGATATTGAAACCGACAAGGTTGTGCTTGAGGTGGTGGCTCCTGCCGCCGGTACCATGAAAGAAATCCTCAAGCAGGAAGGCGACGTCGTACTGAGTGACGAAGTACTGGGCGTATTTGTTGAAGGCGCGGTAGAAGCTTCAGCGGACAAGCCATCAGACGCAGCGCCAGCCCAAGCAGAGACCGAGTCTGCGCCGGCGGCTGATGCCGGTGATGTGATTTTAAGCCCAGCGGCGCGCAAGCTGGCTGATGAAAACAACATCAACCCTGCGGACATCAAAGCTACGGGTAAAGATGGCCGTGTGACCAAAGAAGACGTGCTGAACCATCTTAAGTCTGCGCCCAAGGCGGCTCCTGCTGCCGCGGCGCCTGCAGCAGCGCCTGCTGTACCAGCAGGTGAGCGTGTTGAAAAGCGTGTACCGATGACGCGTCTGCGTGCCACCATCGCTAAGCGTTTGGTCGAAGCGCAACAAAATGCCGCCATGTTGACGACCTATAACGAAGTCAACATGAAGCCGGTCATGGATCTGCGTAAAAAGTACAAAGACCAGTTTGAAAAAGCTCACGGCGTTAAACTGGGCTTTATGTCCTTCTTCGTTAAGGCCGCGACTGAAGCTCTGAAGCGCTTCCCGGCAGTGAATGCTTCTATCGACGGTAACGACATGGTCTACCACGGTTACCAGGACGTGGGCGTGGCGGTATCAACCGACCGTGGTCTGGTCGTGCCGGTATTGCGTGACTGCGACAGCATGGGCTTGGCTGAAATCGAGAGCACTATTGGCGACTTCGCTAAGCGCGGCCGTGAAGGCAAGCTGGGCATTGAAGACATGCAAGGCGGCACTTTCACCATCACCAATGGCGGTATCTTCGGCTCGCTGATGTCAACGCCGATTCTGAACCCACCGCAAACTGCGATTCTGGGTATGCACAAAATCCAGGAGCGCCCGATGGCGGTCAATGGTCAGGTAGAAATCTTGCCTATGATGTACCTCGCAGTGTCATATGACCACCGTATGATTGATGGTAAGGAAGCTGTGCAGTTCCTGGTCACCATCAAAGATCTGCTGGAAGACCCGGCTCGTTTGTTGCTGGACATTTAA
- a CDS encoding MOSC domain-containing protein, whose amino-acid sequence MATIERLFIYPIKSCAPVEVEHFELDALGPVGDRRYMLVNEQGKFLSQRQLPQMARIQAHYQGEALVITLPGQAPMEVSLSEERADVEVWGDVVSARLAAQAVHDRLSEFLGRACRLAYMDEHSERLVTAKYSSGDRQVGFADGFPLLVVNQNSLDFLSELLQRTVDMRRFRPNVVLSGEDIPHLDEYQWRTLNLSNGHLDVVKLCARCVIPTRDMDSLERQGDVLDALKEHYRVDGKIIFGQNAIHQQLDSLAVGQSVDVVR is encoded by the coding sequence ATGGCGACCATCGAACGCTTATTTATTTACCCGATTAAATCCTGTGCGCCGGTGGAGGTTGAGCACTTTGAATTGGATGCCCTGGGTCCAGTCGGTGACCGACGCTATATGCTGGTGAATGAGCAAGGCAAATTTTTAAGCCAACGCCAGCTGCCACAAATGGCCAGAATTCAAGCGCACTACCAAGGAGAAGCATTGGTTATTACCTTGCCGGGTCAGGCGCCTATGGAAGTGAGCCTGAGTGAGGAACGAGCGGACGTTGAAGTGTGGGGCGACGTCGTTTCTGCGCGCTTGGCCGCTCAAGCGGTGCATGATCGTCTGTCAGAATTTTTGGGGCGTGCCTGTCGCTTGGCGTATATGGACGAGCACAGTGAGCGTTTGGTCACTGCCAAATACAGCTCTGGTGATCGCCAAGTAGGGTTTGCGGACGGATTTCCGTTATTGGTGGTGAATCAAAATAGCTTGGATTTTCTTAGTGAGCTGTTACAGCGCACGGTTGATATGCGACGTTTTCGCCCGAATGTGGTGTTGTCTGGGGAGGATATTCCGCATCTGGATGAGTACCAGTGGCGCACCTTGAATTTGAGCAATGGTCATCTTGATGTGGTTAAACTGTGTGCTCGCTGCGTTATTCCAACACGGGATATGGACTCACTTGAGCGCCAAGGTGATGTGTTGGATGCATTAAAAGAGCACTATCGGGTCGATGGCAAAATTATCTTTGGCCAAAATGCGATCCATCAACAGCTGGATTCTCTGGCAGTTGGACAAAGCGTCGACGTGGTGCGCTAA
- the sdhC gene encoding succinate dehydrogenase, cytochrome b556 subunit, translated as MNSNRPVNLDLTTIQLPLPGKASILHRISGVILFFAVAFMLAALSMSLESEASFAELKAAFDHGLVKFIAWGIVSALGYHFVAGIKHLVMDMGIGETKEGGRTGAIITLAGGVIVIVLAGVWVW; from the coding sequence GTGAATAGCAATAGACCTGTAAATCTAGACCTGACTACCATTCAGCTCCCGCTGCCCGGCAAGGCGTCCATTTTGCACCGTATCTCAGGCGTGATCCTGTTTTTCGCGGTGGCATTTATGTTGGCAGCTTTGTCTATGTCGCTGGAATCTGAAGCCAGCTTTGCTGAATTGAAAGCCGCTTTTGACCATGGCCTGGTTAAATTCATTGCTTGGGGCATCGTTTCCGCCCTGGGTTATCACTTTGTTGCTGGCATTAAGCACTTGGTGATGGATATGGGCATTGGTGAAACCAAAGAAGGCGGTCGCACTGGCGCCATCATTACACTGGCCGGTGGTGTGATTGTGATTGTTCTGGCAGGAGTTTGGGTATGGTAG
- the gltA gene encoding citrate synthase — MADKKATLKVDGIDEALELPVYEGTVGPDVVDVRSLTGKGLFTYDPGFVSTAATESKITYIDGAAGVLLHRGYPIEQLAEKSDYLETCFLLLHGELPSDEQKAQFVSTIKNHTMVHEQLSHFFNGFRRDAHPMAVMCGVVGALSAFYHDSLDIHDEHHRLVSAHRLIAKMPTLAAMVYKYSIGQPFMYPRNELSYSENFLHMMFNTPCEEKEVSPILAKAMDRIFLLHADHEQNASTSTVRLAGSTGANPFACIASGIAALWGPAHGGANEAVLNMLNEIGDESNIDKFIAKAKDKDDPFRLMGFGHRVYKNFDPRAKVMKQTCDEVLAELGMENDPLLKIAMKLEKIATEDEYFVKRGLYPNVDFYSGIILKAIGIPTELFTVIFATGRTPGWIAHWNEMISEGYRIGRPRQLYTGHTKRDYPA, encoded by the coding sequence ATGGCTGACAAGAAAGCAACTCTGAAGGTCGATGGCATCGACGAGGCACTGGAACTTCCCGTCTATGAAGGCACCGTGGGCCCCGACGTCGTTGACGTTCGCAGTCTGACCGGAAAAGGCCTGTTCACTTACGACCCTGGCTTTGTTTCGACGGCCGCCACTGAATCGAAAATCACCTACATCGACGGCGCCGCCGGTGTTCTGTTACACCGCGGTTACCCAATCGAGCAACTGGCAGAGAAATCTGACTACCTGGAAACTTGCTTCCTATTGCTGCACGGCGAACTGCCAAGCGACGAGCAAAAAGCGCAGTTTGTTAGCACCATTAAAAACCACACCATGGTGCACGAGCAGCTGAGCCACTTCTTTAATGGCTTCCGTCGCGACGCACACCCTATGGCGGTAATGTGCGGCGTGGTTGGCGCCCTGTCTGCGTTCTATCACGATTCGCTGGATATTCATGACGAGCACCACCGCCTGGTATCAGCGCATCGTTTGATCGCTAAAATGCCAACCCTGGCCGCCATGGTGTACAAATACAGCATTGGCCAGCCGTTTATGTACCCGCGCAACGAGCTGAGCTACTCAGAAAACTTCCTACACATGATGTTCAACACACCGTGTGAAGAGAAAGAAGTTAGCCCAATTTTGGCCAAGGCCATGGATCGCATCTTCTTGCTGCACGCCGATCACGAGCAAAATGCTTCTACATCAACCGTGCGCCTGGCTGGCTCTACCGGTGCCAACCCATTTGCGTGTATCGCCTCCGGCATCGCGGCACTGTGGGGCCCAGCTCATGGCGGCGCCAACGAAGCCGTACTGAACATGCTGAATGAAATCGGCGATGAGTCCAACATCGACAAATTTATCGCTAAAGCTAAAGACAAGGACGATCCATTCCGTCTGATGGGCTTTGGCCATCGCGTCTACAAAAACTTCGACCCTCGCGCCAAGGTGATGAAGCAAACGTGTGACGAAGTATTGGCAGAGCTGGGCATGGAAAATGATCCGTTGCTGAAGATCGCCATGAAACTGGAAAAAATCGCCACCGAAGACGAGTACTTCGTGAAACGCGGTCTATATCCAAACGTCGACTTCTACTCAGGCATCATCCTGAAAGCCATCGGCATCCCAACTGAGCTGTTCACCGTGATTTTTGCCACCGGCCGTACTCCTGGCTGGATCGCACACTGGAATGAAATGATCAGTGAAGGCTACCGCATCGGCCGCCCTCGCCAGCTATACACTGGCCACACCAAGCGCGACTACCCCGCTTAA
- the sdhA gene encoding succinate dehydrogenase flavoprotein subunit: MAKIRTMSFDAIVIGGGGAGMRAALQLTESGIKTACVTKVFPTRSHTVSAQGGITCAIASADPNDDWRWHMYDTVKGSDYIGDQDAIEYMCSVGPQAVFELEHMGLPFSRTEEGRIYQRPFGGQSKGPDNPTQAARTCAAADRTGHALLHALYQGNLKGGTTFLNEWYAVDLVKNSQGQVAGVIAIDIESGETVYIKAKATVLATGGAGRIYQSTTNALINTGDGVGMALRAGVPMQDMEMWQFHPTGIAGAGVLVTEGCRGEGGYLINKDGERFMERYAPNAKDLAGRDVVARSMVMEILEGRGCGEDGDHVFLKLDHLGEETLNAKLPGILELSRTFAHADPVKEPIPVVPTCHYMMGGIPTNIGGQALTQDENGNDVVVEGLYAAGEIACVSVHGANRLGGNSLLDLVVFGRAVGLQVEQNFRDGFETQDASEEDIERAMARLNRLNNSTTGEKVADVRADLQKTMQLYFGVFREGESMEKGLKMLEEIGQRVQNTVLDDKSSAFNTARIEALELDNLFETAYSTAVAAAERKESRGAHARNDYTERDDENWLCHSLYIPQTKSIGKRAVNFEPKTVPAFPPKVRTY; the protein is encoded by the coding sequence ATGGCTAAAATTCGAACTATGTCCTTTGATGCCATCGTAATCGGTGGTGGTGGTGCAGGCATGCGTGCCGCGCTGCAATTGACGGAATCAGGCATCAAGACGGCCTGTGTTACAAAAGTATTCCCAACACGCTCTCATACGGTATCTGCTCAAGGTGGTATTACCTGTGCGATTGCGTCTGCTGATCCTAACGACGATTGGCGCTGGCACATGTACGACACCGTAAAAGGGTCGGACTACATTGGCGACCAAGACGCGATTGAATATATGTGTTCAGTCGGTCCTCAAGCGGTATTTGAACTCGAGCACATGGGTCTGCCGTTCTCTCGTACCGAAGAAGGTCGTATTTATCAGCGTCCATTCGGCGGTCAGTCGAAAGGTCCGGATAATCCAACGCAAGCAGCGCGTACCTGTGCAGCCGCTGACCGTACTGGCCATGCTCTGTTGCACGCCTTGTATCAAGGTAACCTGAAGGGCGGTACTACCTTCCTTAATGAATGGTATGCCGTGGATCTGGTGAAAAATTCACAAGGTCAGGTGGCCGGTGTGATCGCCATCGATATCGAATCGGGCGAAACCGTTTACATCAAGGCCAAAGCCACAGTGCTGGCGACCGGTGGTGCGGGTCGTATCTATCAGTCCACTACCAACGCCTTGATCAACACGGGTGACGGTGTTGGCATGGCGCTGCGTGCGGGCGTGCCAATGCAAGACATGGAGATGTGGCAGTTCCACCCAACGGGTATTGCTGGTGCCGGTGTTCTGGTGACCGAAGGCTGTCGTGGTGAAGGTGGTTACCTGATCAATAAAGACGGTGAGCGCTTTATGGAACGTTACGCTCCAAATGCCAAAGACCTGGCGGGTCGCGACGTAGTTGCGCGCTCCATGGTAATGGAAATTTTGGAAGGCCGTGGCTGCGGTGAAGACGGCGACCATGTATTCCTGAAGCTGGATCACCTGGGCGAAGAAACCTTGAACGCCAAGTTGCCAGGTATTCTTGAACTGTCGCGTACCTTTGCTCACGCTGATCCAGTCAAAGAGCCGATCCCAGTGGTACCAACTTGTCACTACATGATGGGTGGTATCCCGACCAATATTGGCGGTCAGGCACTGACGCAAGACGAAAACGGCAATGATGTTGTTGTTGAAGGCCTGTATGCGGCGGGCGAAATTGCTTGTGTGTCTGTACACGGTGCGAATCGCTTGGGCGGTAACTCACTGCTCGACTTGGTGGTGTTTGGCCGTGCGGTTGGCCTGCAGGTGGAACAAAACTTCCGTGATGGCTTCGAAACCCAGGACGCCAGCGAAGAAGACATCGAGCGTGCCATGGCTCGCCTGAATCGTCTGAATAATTCGACCACAGGCGAAAAAGTGGCCGATGTTCGCGCGGACTTGCAAAAAACCATGCAGCTGTACTTCGGTGTATTCCGTGAAGGCGAGAGCATGGAGAAAGGTCTGAAAATGCTCGAAGAAATCGGTCAGCGCGTGCAAAACACCGTGCTGGACGACAAGAGCTCTGCCTTTAATACCGCGCGCATCGAAGCACTGGAGCTGGATAACCTGTTTGAAACTGCTTATTCAACGGCGGTTGCTGCAGCTGAGCGTAAAGAATCGCGTGGCGCGCATGCTCGTAATGACTACACCGAGCGTGACGACGAAAACTGGTTGTGCCACTCACTGTACATTCCGCAAACCAAATCTATTGGCAAGCGCGCAGTGAATTTTGAGCCGAAAACCGTACCAGCGTTTCCACCTAAAGTTCGTACCTACTAA
- the sdhD gene encoding succinate dehydrogenase, hydrophobic membrane anchor protein: MVASITNLGRSGLYDWMIQRISAVVLALYTLFILGFLIASPDLQYAQWQDLFSQTWMKVFSLAALISLCAHAWVGMWTVSTDYLKAAGIRFAFQFVCAAFLFTYLVWGIDILWGV, translated from the coding sequence ATGGTAGCAAGTATTACGAATTTAGGTCGCAGCGGCCTTTACGACTGGATGATCCAGCGTATCAGTGCAGTAGTGCTGGCGCTGTACACTCTGTTTATTCTCGGTTTTCTGATTGCATCGCCTGATCTGCAATACGCTCAGTGGCAAGACCTGTTTTCACAAACGTGGATGAAGGTCTTCTCTCTGGCAGCCCTGATTTCCCTGTGCGCCCATGCGTGGGTCGGCATGTGGACCGTATCAACCGACTATCTCAAAGCAGCGGGTATTCGCTTTGCGTTCCAGTTTGTGTGTGCAGCGTTCCTGTTCACCTATCTGGTTTGGGGTATTGATATTCTGTGGGGTGTGTAA
- a CDS encoding succinate dehydrogenase iron-sulfur subunit, with translation MLVSIYRYNPETDEAPVMRDYEITIPGNRDVMILDVLALVKEQDPTLAYRRSCREGVCGSDGMNINGKNGLACITPISEATNGKMDKLVLRPLPGMPVIRDLVIDMSLFYKQYEKVKPFLRNNTPAPAIERLQSPEEREKLDGLYECILCACCSTSCPSFWWNPDKFVGPAGLLQAYRFLADSRDTTTAERLAELSDPFSVFRCRGVMNCVNVCPKGLNPTRAIGHIRNMLLSQQV, from the coding sequence ATGTTAGTAAGTATCTATCGCTACAACCCTGAGACTGACGAAGCACCGGTGATGCGTGATTACGAAATCACTATTCCGGGCAACCGTGATGTAATGATTTTGGATGTTCTGGCTCTGGTGAAAGAGCAGGATCCAACGTTGGCTTACCGCCGTTCTTGCCGTGAAGGGGTTTGTGGCTCCGACGGTATGAACATCAACGGTAAAAATGGTCTGGCGTGTATTACGCCGATCTCTGAAGCCACCAATGGCAAAATGGATAAGCTGGTGCTGCGTCCTCTGCCGGGCATGCCAGTAATTCGTGACCTGGTTATCGATATGAGCTTGTTCTACAAGCAGTACGAGAAGGTCAAGCCGTTCTTGCGCAATAATACGCCGGCGCCAGCCATTGAGCGTTTGCAGTCGCCGGAAGAGCGCGAAAAACTGGATGGGTTGTACGAGTGCATTCTGTGTGCATGCTGCTCAACGTCCTGCCCATCGTTTTGGTGGAATCCAGATAAGTTCGTTGGTCCGGCCGGTTTGCTGCAAGCGTACCGCTTCTTGGCAGACAGCCGTGATACCACGACTGCAGAGCGTTTGGCGGAACTGAGTGATCCATTCAGCGTATTCCGTTGCCGTGGTGTCATGAATTGTGTCAATGTCTGCCCTAAGGGTCTGAACCCAACGCGGGCAATCGGACATATCCGTAACATGCTGCTGTCTCAGCAGGTGTAA
- a CDS encoding NAD(P)-dependent oxidoreductase — protein sequence MANLCFIGLGTMGYPMAGHLANAGHTVSVWNRTHSTAQQWSSEYQGSAHDTIAAAVKDADAVLLCVGRDSDVRDLMCREACILAHARPGTLVVDHTTTSSTLAQELHQLCQQQQVDFVDAPVSGGQQGAINGQLSLMVGCDEAVYAKLVELTQPYTKAIERMGAAGAGQATKMVNQICIAGVLQGLSEGLLMAQKQNLDINKVVSVISQGAAGSWQMVNRHQTMDADDYDHGFAIDWMRKDLGICLDEAKQLGVSLPLTALVDQFYAELQNLGKGRADTSALLHRMRQLNPDQ from the coding sequence ATGGCCAACCTGTGCTTTATCGGTTTAGGCACCATGGGCTACCCCATGGCCGGACATCTCGCCAATGCAGGACACACCGTCTCTGTATGGAATCGCACTCACAGCACCGCGCAGCAGTGGTCCAGCGAATACCAAGGCAGCGCCCATGACACCATCGCCGCCGCCGTCAAAGACGCCGATGCCGTATTATTGTGCGTGGGGCGTGACAGTGACGTTAGAGACCTGATGTGCCGCGAAGCCTGCATCCTCGCGCACGCAAGACCAGGCACTTTGGTGGTCGACCACACCACTACTTCCAGCACTCTGGCTCAGGAACTGCACCAGCTGTGCCAGCAACAGCAGGTCGATTTTGTCGACGCCCCGGTTTCCGGCGGCCAACAAGGCGCCATCAATGGCCAGTTAAGCCTGATGGTCGGCTGCGACGAAGCGGTATACGCCAAGCTGGTTGAGCTGACCCAGCCCTACACCAAAGCCATCGAACGCATGGGAGCCGCAGGCGCCGGACAAGCGACCAAGATGGTCAATCAGATATGCATCGCCGGCGTGCTACAAGGCCTGTCCGAAGGTCTATTGATGGCGCAAAAGCAAAACCTCGATATCAACAAGGTGGTCAGTGTCATCAGTCAAGGGGCCGCCGGTAGTTGGCAAATGGTCAACCGCCATCAAACCATGGACGCCGATGACTACGACCACGGCTTTGCTATCGACTGGATGCGCAAAGATTTGGGTATTTGCCTCGACGAGGCCAAGCAGCTGGGCGTGAGCTTGCCGTTAACGGCACTGGTCGATCAGTTTTATGCCGAGCTGCAGAATCTGGGCAAAGGCCGCGCGGACACATCGGCACTGCTGCACCGCATGCGCCAGCTCAATCCGGACCAGTAA